In Meleagris gallopavo isolate NT-WF06-2002-E0010 breed Aviagen turkey brand Nicholas breeding stock unplaced genomic scaffold, Turkey_5.1 ChrUn_random_7180001922292, whole genome shotgun sequence, the DNA window GGATGAAGAAGAACCTGGACCAGACAGTGAAGGACCTGCAGCACCGTCTGGATGAGGCGGAGCAGCTGGCCCTGAAGGGAGGCAAGAAGCAAATCCAGAAGCTGGAGGCCAGGGTGCGTAGGACTGGTATTTGTGCAAGCGTGTGCAATCCCAGGTCAGAGATAGCAGGGAAGCTCCAATGATGGGTTTCTCATTGCAGGTGCGGGAGCTGGAAGGGGAGGTTGATGCTGAGCAGAAGCGCAGCgctgaagctgtgaagggtgTGCGCAAGTACGAGAGGAGGGTGAAGGAGCTGACCTACCAGGTAAGGTTGATGGCATCTTTGTGTTGACATACCATTCTATAGGAACCCACTGCATTTCTCTATGAAGTCCAAGAGGAAATGTCATTTTATGGTGTGGGGAAAAacaattctctctctttcctgctTACCATCTTCTTTAGTCTGAGGAAGACCGGAAGAACATTCTTAGACTCCAGGATCTGGTGGACAAACTGCAGATGAAAGTGAAATCCTACAAGAGACAAGCTGAGGAGGCTGTAAGTACCATGCTGAGTGGGATCAAGGGTCATTTTCCAAGGGAAAATCACACAGTGGGTTATAAGCATGGAAATAGAATTAAGTTTGTGTAAAGTTTAGTTGTCAGCTGTGAGGCAGTGTTCGACTTTACAGTGGTGTCATAAATAACTGAGATTGAGGAGG includes these proteins:
- the LOC104916569 gene encoding myosin-8 — translated: MKKNLDQTVKDLQHRLDEAEQLALKGGKKQIQKLEARVRELEGEVDAEQKRSAEAVKGVRKYERRVKELTYQSEEDRKNILRLQDLVDKLQMKVKSYKRQAEEAEELSNVNLSKFRKIQHELEEAEERADIAESQVNKLRVKSREFHSKKIEGEE